A region from the Salminus brasiliensis chromosome 22, fSalBra1.hap2, whole genome shotgun sequence genome encodes:
- the LOC140543672 gene encoding probable endonuclease 4 encodes MGPRKRGERKRKAEEKPAHVEDAADTSGARNPFESSAAEVARGKKGWTKGRTKYIGAHVSIAGGIWKAVEASVEMGGRSFGLFLGSQRSWQRPALDQTAAVKFQEACAQRGFDPTHILPHGSYLMNCGSPKEDVFTKSQAMLVDELSRCSALGLTQFNFHPGAAMGSSIEECTERIAQAINHAHKQTPTVVTVLENMSGQGSTVGGQFNELKRIIDRVRDKTRVGVCLDTCHAFAAGYDISSAGGVKSMLEEFDQVVGLHYLKACHLNDSKGKLGCHLDRHEDIGCGEIGIPAFRDIVNEPRLDNIPLVLETPGRPGFEYAEQIELLYSLCEE; translated from the exons ATGGGTCCACGTAAAAgaggagaaaggaagagaaaagcagaagagAAGCCTGCTCACGTGGAAGATGCTGCGGACACAAGTGGAGCAAGAAACCCATTtgaaagcagtgctgcagaAGTGGCGAGGGGAAAGAAGGGCTGGACTAAGGGACGAACGAAATACATTGGTGCTCACGTCTCTATAGCAG GGGGCATATGGAAAGCTGTGGAAGCCAGTGTGGAGATGGGGGGTCGCAGCTTTGGCTTATTTCTGGGCTCCCAGCGCTCCTGGCAAAGACCAGCCCTGGATCAGACTGCTGCAGTCAAATTCCAGGAGGCCTGTGCCCAACGTGGCTTTGACCCGACGCATATCCTTCCTCATGGATCTTACCTGATGAACTGTGGCTCGCCCAAGGAAG ATGTGTTTACCAAGAGTCAGGCCATGCTGGTGGATGAACTGAGCCGCTGCAGTGCTTTGGGACTCACTCAGTTTAACTTTCACCCTGGGGCTGCCATGGGTTCCAGCATAGAGGAGTGCACAGAGAGGATTGCCCAAGCCATAAACCACGCTCACAAGCAAACACCTACTGTTGTCACTG TGCTTGAAAATATGAGTGGACAGGGAAGTACTGTAGGTGGACAGTTTAATGAGCTGAAGAGAATAATTGATCGTGTTCGAGACAAGACACGTGTTGGAGTGTGTCTAGACACATGTCATGCATTTGCAGCAG GTTATGACATTTCTTCAGCTGGAGGGGTGAAGTCAATGCTTGAGGAATTTGACCAGGTGGTTGGATTGCATTACCTGAAAGCATGCCATCTCAATGACTCAAAAG GTAAACTGGGCTGCCACTTGGACCGCCACGAGGACATAGGGTGTGGAGAGATTGGGATCCCAGCTTTCCGAGACATTGTGAACGAGCCTCGACTGGACAACATCCCTCTCGTCCTTGAGACTCCTGGCCG CCCAGGTTTTGAGTATGCTGAGCAGATAGAGCTTCTCTATTCCCTGTGCGAGGAATAG